The following proteins are encoded in a genomic region of Drosophila willistoni isolate 14030-0811.24 chromosome 2L unlocalized genomic scaffold, UCI_dwil_1.1 Seg196, whole genome shotgun sequence:
- the LOC6639636 gene encoding uncharacterized protein LOC6639636 — MADPEFDEFDVTTALPIGGGSNNINLNNERLDCEHLDDITEKWVDPNRPAFITVLFRFFGNIFVDVFRAVFS; from the exons ATGGCCGATCCAGAGTTCGATGAATTCGATGTAACTACCGCGCTACCAATTGGTGGTGGCtcaaataatattaatttaaataacgAACGCTTGGACTGCGAGCATCTTG ATGATATCACCGAAAAATGGGTTGATCCAAATAGGCCCGCTTTTATTACAGTGCTTTTCCGATTTTTTGGCAATATTTTTG TCGACGTCTTCAGGGCAGTTTTCTCCTAA
- the LOC6639638 gene encoding uncharacterized protein LOC6639638 isoform X2, with amino-acid sequence MSKMFRSNLAMMCNTRRHTVPPSEESDLLDMVEGESELDGRSLMSTLSRTPLLLIDYVQFKAARSIQSYWRAFRIRQLLNKRTKAAVTIQSWWRGTMVRKSYLRMIENMLQQRIEERFNKAAIKIQALFRGWFVRQTVHDMHSLRRMQVGAAEDLLNCVAFKLHHLLRTYSIPGVYSIRNSNCLSRVEKLLASLNFRFHNGRVRAFMAKRMTDVRGQRQRFTLNSRYTEVPYHGPNFMGLCRPQPDQVLHHTKDLDRRMFKIIELYEESQRDNKAQQVYSNLAEKKRRKQIDKILAKHKSKRRDFCGDVINSMRRWKIWDEQKLLVDQEVFRDPNNLEKFLHEISEILAEIDGRSCYCSIPVYDEIYCL; translated from the exons ATGTCTAAGATGTTTCGGAGTAACTTGGCTATGATGTGCAACACTCGCCGCCATACAGTTCCACCAAGTGAGGA GAGCGACTTATTGGACATGGTTGAAGGTGAAAGCGAGCTAGATGGACGTTCGTTAATGTCAACGTTGTCACG CACACCATTGCTGCTCATTGATTATGTACAGTTTAAGGCTGCCCGCTCCATACAAAGCTACTGGCGTGCTTTTCGCATTCGTCAGCTGTTAAATAAACGCACCAAAGCGGCCGTTACCATTCAGAGTTGGTGGCGTGGTACTATGGTGAGGAAATCCTATTTACGAATGATTGAAAATATGTTGCagcaacgcatagaagaacGTTTTAATAAGGCAGCCATTAAAATTCAAGCCCTATTCCGTGGTTGGTTCGTACGTCAAACGGTTCACGATATGCATAGCCTGAGGCGCATGCAGGTGGGTGCCGCCGAGGATTTGTTGAACTGTGTGGCCTTCAAATTGCATCATTTGTTGCGCACCTATTCGATACCAGGTGTTTATTCCATAAGGAATTCCAA TTGTCTTTCACGTGTGGAAAAATTGTTGGCTAGTCTGAACTTCCGCTTTCACAATGGTCGTGTGCGGGCCTTTATGGCCAAACGCATGACCGATGTGAGAGGTCAACGTCAGCGTTTTACTTTAAATTCCCGTTATACAGAGGTTCCCTATCACGGACCCAATTTTATGGGTCTATGTAGGCCGCAACCCGATCAGGTATTGCATCATACCAAAGATCTGGATCGACGCATGTTCAAGATCATTGAATTGTATGAGGAATCGCAGCGTGATAACAAGGCTCAGCAAGTTTATAGCAATCTAGCCGAAA AGAAACGACGTAAACAGATTGACAAAATACTAGCAAAACATAAAAGTAAACGACGTGATTTCTGTGGCGATGTCATCAATAGTATGAGACGCTGGAAAATCTGGGATGAACAGAAACTACTTGTTGATCAAGAGGTCTTTCGTGATCCGAACAATTTGGAGAAATTTCTCCATGAAATCTCTGAAATTCTAGCGGAAATTGATGGCAGAAGTTGTTACTGTAGTATACCCGTTTACGATGAAATCTAttgtctataa
- the LOC6639638 gene encoding uncharacterized protein LOC6639638 isoform X1, with the protein MSKMFRSNLAMMCNTRRHTVPPSEEHVSDLLDMVEGESELDGRSLMSTLSRTPLLLIDYVQFKAARSIQSYWRAFRIRQLLNKRTKAAVTIQSWWRGTMVRKSYLRMIENMLQQRIEERFNKAAIKIQALFRGWFVRQTVHDMHSLRRMQVGAAEDLLNCVAFKLHHLLRTYSIPGVYSIRNSNCLSRVEKLLASLNFRFHNGRVRAFMAKRMTDVRGQRQRFTLNSRYTEVPYHGPNFMGLCRPQPDQVLHHTKDLDRRMFKIIELYEESQRDNKAQQVYSNLAEKKRRKQIDKILAKHKSKRRDFCGDVINSMRRWKIWDEQKLLVDQEVFRDPNNLEKFLHEISEILAEIDGRSCYCSIPVYDEIYCL; encoded by the exons ATGTCTAAGATGTTTCGGAGTAACTTGGCTATGATGTGCAACACTCGCCGCCATACAGTTCCACCAAGTGAGGAGCACGT GAGCGACTTATTGGACATGGTTGAAGGTGAAAGCGAGCTAGATGGACGTTCGTTAATGTCAACGTTGTCACG CACACCATTGCTGCTCATTGATTATGTACAGTTTAAGGCTGCCCGCTCCATACAAAGCTACTGGCGTGCTTTTCGCATTCGTCAGCTGTTAAATAAACGCACCAAAGCGGCCGTTACCATTCAGAGTTGGTGGCGTGGTACTATGGTGAGGAAATCCTATTTACGAATGATTGAAAATATGTTGCagcaacgcatagaagaacGTTTTAATAAGGCAGCCATTAAAATTCAAGCCCTATTCCGTGGTTGGTTCGTACGTCAAACGGTTCACGATATGCATAGCCTGAGGCGCATGCAGGTGGGTGCCGCCGAGGATTTGTTGAACTGTGTGGCCTTCAAATTGCATCATTTGTTGCGCACCTATTCGATACCAGGTGTTTATTCCATAAGGAATTCCAA TTGTCTTTCACGTGTGGAAAAATTGTTGGCTAGTCTGAACTTCCGCTTTCACAATGGTCGTGTGCGGGCCTTTATGGCCAAACGCATGACCGATGTGAGAGGTCAACGTCAGCGTTTTACTTTAAATTCCCGTTATACAGAGGTTCCCTATCACGGACCCAATTTTATGGGTCTATGTAGGCCGCAACCCGATCAGGTATTGCATCATACCAAAGATCTGGATCGACGCATGTTCAAGATCATTGAATTGTATGAGGAATCGCAGCGTGATAACAAGGCTCAGCAAGTTTATAGCAATCTAGCCGAAA AGAAACGACGTAAACAGATTGACAAAATACTAGCAAAACATAAAAGTAAACGACGTGATTTCTGTGGCGATGTCATCAATAGTATGAGACGCTGGAAAATCTGGGATGAACAGAAACTACTTGTTGATCAAGAGGTCTTTCGTGATCCGAACAATTTGGAGAAATTTCTCCATGAAATCTCTGAAATTCTAGCGGAAATTGATGGCAGAAGTTGTTACTGTAGTATACCCGTTTACGATGAAATCTAttgtctataa
- the LOC6639638 gene encoding uncharacterized protein LOC6639638 isoform X3: MVEGESELDGRSLMSTLSRTPLLLIDYVQFKAARSIQSYWRAFRIRQLLNKRTKAAVTIQSWWRGTMVRKSYLRMIENMLQQRIEERFNKAAIKIQALFRGWFVRQTVHDMHSLRRMQVGAAEDLLNCVAFKLHHLLRTYSIPGVYSIRNSNCLSRVEKLLASLNFRFHNGRVRAFMAKRMTDVRGQRQRFTLNSRYTEVPYHGPNFMGLCRPQPDQVLHHTKDLDRRMFKIIELYEESQRDNKAQQVYSNLAEKKRRKQIDKILAKHKSKRRDFCGDVINSMRRWKIWDEQKLLVDQEVFRDPNNLEKFLHEISEILAEIDGRSCYCSIPVYDEIYCL, encoded by the exons ATGGTTGAAGGTGAAAGCGAGCTAGATGGACGTTCGTTAATGTCAACGTTGTCACG CACACCATTGCTGCTCATTGATTATGTACAGTTTAAGGCTGCCCGCTCCATACAAAGCTACTGGCGTGCTTTTCGCATTCGTCAGCTGTTAAATAAACGCACCAAAGCGGCCGTTACCATTCAGAGTTGGTGGCGTGGTACTATGGTGAGGAAATCCTATTTACGAATGATTGAAAATATGTTGCagcaacgcatagaagaacGTTTTAATAAGGCAGCCATTAAAATTCAAGCCCTATTCCGTGGTTGGTTCGTACGTCAAACGGTTCACGATATGCATAGCCTGAGGCGCATGCAGGTGGGTGCCGCCGAGGATTTGTTGAACTGTGTGGCCTTCAAATTGCATCATTTGTTGCGCACCTATTCGATACCAGGTGTTTATTCCATAAGGAATTCCAA TTGTCTTTCACGTGTGGAAAAATTGTTGGCTAGTCTGAACTTCCGCTTTCACAATGGTCGTGTGCGGGCCTTTATGGCCAAACGCATGACCGATGTGAGAGGTCAACGTCAGCGTTTTACTTTAAATTCCCGTTATACAGAGGTTCCCTATCACGGACCCAATTTTATGGGTCTATGTAGGCCGCAACCCGATCAGGTATTGCATCATACCAAAGATCTGGATCGACGCATGTTCAAGATCATTGAATTGTATGAGGAATCGCAGCGTGATAACAAGGCTCAGCAAGTTTATAGCAATCTAGCCGAAA AGAAACGACGTAAACAGATTGACAAAATACTAGCAAAACATAAAAGTAAACGACGTGATTTCTGTGGCGATGTCATCAATAGTATGAGACGCTGGAAAATCTGGGATGAACAGAAACTACTTGTTGATCAAGAGGTCTTTCGTGATCCGAACAATTTGGAGAAATTTCTCCATGAAATCTCTGAAATTCTAGCGGAAATTGATGGCAGAAGTTGTTACTGTAGTATACCCGTTTACGATGAAATCTAttgtctataa